In Nymphaea colorata isolate Beijing-Zhang1983 chromosome 3, ASM883128v2, whole genome shotgun sequence, a genomic segment contains:
- the LOC116249752 gene encoding uncharacterized protein LOC116249752 isoform X1, with protein sequence MFCKSASQLLKELAYNDNDQLTPFNNDIFEQVFRKCDEHHLHLQSLMRKIQDDGLDIQTTRNSDHFGAVIHHLSLIRNKRCLMAYMYNRAEIIRSLRWKIGTIPPEEIQSKLNYSEEEYFKNHCAALEVYMSEIDLDLTVDMIPPNDPSILVRVRCDIGDVLLGDQVASITD encoded by the exons ATGTTCTGCAAGAGTGCATCTCAGTTGCTGAAGGAACTAGCATACAATGACAATGATCAGCTAACACCATTCAAT AATGATATCTTTGAACAAGTTTTCAGAAAATGTGATGAGCACCACTTGCATCTTCAGTCTTTGATGAG GAAAATTCAGGATGATGGATTAGACATACAAACAACTAGAAATTCTGATCATTTCGGTGCTGTAATTCACCACCTTTCCCTGATAAGAAACAAGCGTTGTCTTATGGCCTACAT GTACAACCGGGCAGAAATAATACGGAGCCTGAGATGGAAAATTGGGACTATACCTCCTGAAGAGATTCAATCAAAGCTTAACTACTCAGAAGAGGAGTATTTCAAGAATCACTGTGCTGCTTTGGAGGTTTATATGTCAGAAATAGATCTGGATTTGACAGtg GACATGATCCCGCCTAATGATCCATCGATACTGGTCCGTGTCCGTTGTGATATTGGTGATGTCTTGCTTGGTGACCAGGTAGCATCCATCACTGACTAA
- the LOC116249752 gene encoding uncharacterized protein LOC116249752 isoform X2 — protein sequence MFCKSASQLLKELAYNDNDQLTPFNNDIFEQVFRKCDEHHLHLQSLMRKIQDDGLDIQTTRNSDHFGAVIHHLSLIRNKRCLMAYMYNRAEIIRSLRWKIGTIPPEEIQSKLNYSEEEYFKNHCAALEDMIPPNDPSILVRVRCDIGDVLLGDQVASITD from the exons ATGTTCTGCAAGAGTGCATCTCAGTTGCTGAAGGAACTAGCATACAATGACAATGATCAGCTAACACCATTCAAT AATGATATCTTTGAACAAGTTTTCAGAAAATGTGATGAGCACCACTTGCATCTTCAGTCTTTGATGAG GAAAATTCAGGATGATGGATTAGACATACAAACAACTAGAAATTCTGATCATTTCGGTGCTGTAATTCACCACCTTTCCCTGATAAGAAACAAGCGTTGTCTTATGGCCTACAT GTACAACCGGGCAGAAATAATACGGAGCCTGAGATGGAAAATTGGGACTATACCTCCTGAAGAGATTCAATCAAAGCTTAACTACTCAGAAGAGGAGTATTTCAAGAATCACTGTGCTGCTTTGGAG GACATGATCCCGCCTAATGATCCATCGATACTGGTCCGTGTCCGTTGTGATATTGGTGATGTCTTGCTTGGTGACCAGGTAGCATCCATCACTGACTAA